One Thermococcus kodakarensis KOD1 genomic window carries:
- a CDS encoding fumarate hydratase, translating to MKDLVDPIVDAIKLAVTTIPGDTVKALKQAYESEESEIARFNLGNILRAIEIGKSRIVPVCQDTGTLTFFVKAGIGSPYLGEIERAIIEATRRATLEIPLRPNAVDVLTGRNSGDNTGKGVPVIRWELVEGSDVEIAVLPKGGGSENCSALAMLTPAQGWEGVKRFVLERVTECGGKPCPPIILGIGVGGGADYSLTLAKKALLRKVGERNPDERIAELEEELLTEVNSLGVGPMGMGGKTTTLDVKIEIAHRHPASFPVGLVVQCWANRRAFLRIKADGRVEVWQ from the coding sequence TTGAAAGACCTCGTTGACCCTATTGTTGATGCCATCAAACTCGCGGTCACGACAATTCCAGGGGACACTGTTAAAGCACTCAAGCAGGCCTACGAGAGCGAGGAGAGTGAAATAGCGAGATTCAACCTCGGCAACATTCTGAGGGCGATTGAGATTGGAAAATCCAGGATAGTTCCTGTCTGCCAGGACACGGGGACACTGACATTCTTCGTGAAGGCTGGCATTGGAAGTCCTTACCTGGGCGAGATTGAGAGGGCGATCATAGAGGCAACGAGGAGGGCGACCCTTGAGATTCCGCTGAGGCCCAACGCCGTTGACGTGCTCACTGGCAGAAACTCGGGCGACAACACGGGGAAGGGCGTACCGGTGATCCGCTGGGAGCTGGTTGAGGGAAGCGACGTTGAGATAGCCGTTCTCCCCAAGGGCGGCGGGAGCGAGAACTGCTCCGCCCTGGCGATGCTGACTCCAGCTCAAGGCTGGGAGGGCGTTAAGCGCTTCGTCCTTGAGCGGGTAACGGAGTGCGGCGGAAAGCCCTGTCCGCCCATAATTCTCGGGATCGGCGTCGGTGGTGGGGCCGACTACTCCCTAACCCTAGCCAAGAAGGCCCTTCTGAGAAAGGTCGGCGAGAGAAACCCGGACGAGAGGATAGCGGAGCTTGAAGAAGAGCTGCTCACCGAGGTTAACTCCCTCGGGGTTGGCCCTATGGGCATGGGAGGGAAGACCACAACCCTCGATGTTAAGATTGAGATTGCGCACAGGCACCCTGCGAGCTTTCCAGTTGGTTTGGTTGTCCAGTGCTGGGCGAACAGGAGGGCCTTCCTCAGGATAAAGGCCGACGGGAGGGTCGAGGTTTGGCAGTGA
- a CDS encoding preprotein translocase subunit Sec61beta: MAKEKATLPPTGAGLMRFFDEDTRAVKVSPKGVIALTLLLIAFEFILHMFGSSIFG; encoded by the coding sequence ATGGCAAAGGAAAAGGCGACGCTCCCCCCAACTGGTGCGGGTCTGATGAGGTTCTTTGACGAGGACACCAGGGCAGTCAAGGTCAGCCCGAAGGGCGTTATAGCCCTGACGCTCCTGCTGATCGCCTTTGAGTTCATACTCCACATGTTCGGCTCAAGCATATTCGGCTAA
- the engB gene encoding GTP-binding protein EngB, producing the protein MIIFAGRSNVGKSTLIFQLTGKKVKRGKRPGVTRRPIEIEWRGKRVVDLPGFGFMSGLPKEVQERIKDEIVHFIEDNADRIELAVLVVDGKAAPEIIERWEKRGEIPIDVEFYQFLRELEIPTIVAVNKIDKVKNVGAVINFLAEKFGVPYGEVNETFVPISAKFGKNLDALKALMEKKRRKS; encoded by the coding sequence ATGATAATATTCGCGGGGCGCTCAAACGTTGGAAAGAGCACCCTGATATTCCAGCTTACTGGAAAAAAGGTCAAGAGAGGAAAGCGCCCCGGCGTTACCCGAAGACCGATTGAGATTGAGTGGCGCGGGAAAAGGGTGGTTGACCTTCCAGGCTTCGGCTTTATGAGCGGCCTGCCGAAGGAAGTCCAGGAGAGGATAAAGGACGAGATAGTGCACTTCATCGAGGACAACGCAGATAGAATAGAACTGGCCGTTCTTGTCGTTGACGGAAAGGCCGCTCCCGAAATCATCGAACGCTGGGAGAAGCGCGGCGAGATACCTATTGATGTGGAGTTCTACCAGTTCCTCCGTGAGCTCGAGATACCGACGATCGTTGCTGTGAACAAGATAGACAAGGTAAAGAACGTTGGAGCGGTCATAAACTTCCTGGCAGAAAAGTTTGGCGTTCCCTACGGCGAGGTCAATGAGACTTTCGTCCCGATATCCGCAAAATTTGGAAAGAACCTCGACGCCCTCAAAGCCCTGATGGAAAAGAAAAGGAGAAAGTCATAG
- a CDS encoding FumA C-terminus/TtdB family hydratase beta subunit — protein sequence MAVKLKTPLGEEVLELRAGDVVYLSGRIYTARDAAHRKILELSKKGKLPFELEGAVIYHCGPVVRRKEDGWKVVSAGPTTSARMNRYLDEILSLGVRGIIGKGGMEVGPFVGRAVYFAFTGGAGSLAAESVKRVVDVYWLDELGIPEAVWVLEVEDFPLLVAIDSRGNSLYR from the coding sequence TTGGCAGTGAAGCTGAAGACGCCCCTGGGCGAGGAAGTCCTGGAGCTTAGAGCGGGCGACGTCGTTTACCTTTCGGGAAGGATTTATACTGCACGAGACGCGGCCCACAGGAAGATTCTGGAGCTCTCGAAGAAGGGGAAGCTTCCCTTCGAGCTTGAAGGCGCAGTAATCTACCACTGCGGCCCGGTGGTCAGAAGAAAGGAGGACGGATGGAAAGTCGTCTCAGCGGGCCCAACGACGAGCGCGAGGATGAACCGATACCTCGACGAAATTCTGTCCCTCGGCGTCAGGGGAATAATAGGAAAGGGCGGCATGGAGGTCGGGCCTTTCGTTGGGAGGGCCGTCTACTTCGCCTTCACTGGAGGGGCTGGCTCTCTTGCGGCGGAGAGCGTGAAGAGGGTAGTTGACGTTTACTGGCTCGACGAGCTCGGAATTCCGGAGGCAGTTTGGGTGCTTGAGGTGGAGGACTTCCCACTTCTCGTCGCGATAGACTCTAGGGGGAACTCCCTCTACCGCTGA
- a CDS encoding OB-fold nucleic acid binding domain-containing protein, translated as MKKRLPASRVYIRDILEGYYVRSDGDFEPNYLITKDARKVYRVKVVATVVREPVISDDETYGKFQIDDGTGTIWVLGFRDDTRFIRLVKKGDLVQIIGKVAEWRDDKQILVEGVARVSPNFWILHRFETLKEKVEHAEKAKIAFEIYDRYGITAKAKVIAKNKGVDEELLQTIDELYTLMLEQRTLEEELFEEETEEEEEKTEENPEVEKAKEAIMNLLREKGKALSHKFIVKKLSSEFDEEIIEEAITQLLADGEIYEPEIGFYEPL; from the coding sequence ATGAAGAAGCGCCTACCAGCGAGCAGGGTCTACATCAGGGACATCCTCGAGGGCTACTACGTCAGGAGCGACGGCGACTTTGAGCCGAACTACCTCATAACCAAGGACGCGAGAAAGGTCTACCGTGTCAAGGTTGTCGCCACCGTCGTAAGGGAACCCGTCATAAGCGACGACGAGACCTACGGAAAGTTCCAGATAGACGACGGGACGGGAACGATATGGGTTCTCGGCTTCCGCGATGATACGCGCTTCATAAGGCTCGTGAAGAAGGGTGATTTGGTTCAGATCATAGGAAAGGTTGCAGAATGGCGCGACGACAAGCAGATACTCGTTGAAGGAGTTGCCAGGGTCAGCCCCAACTTCTGGATACTCCACCGCTTTGAGACCCTCAAGGAGAAGGTCGAGCACGCCGAGAAGGCCAAGATAGCCTTCGAGATATACGACAGGTATGGTATAACTGCCAAGGCTAAAGTCATAGCCAAGAACAAGGGTGTTGACGAGGAGCTCCTCCAGACGATAGACGAGCTGTACACCCTGATGCTTGAGCAGAGGACCCTTGAGGAAGAGCTGTTCGAGGAGGAGACCGAAGAAGAGGAGGAGAAAACTGAGGAGAACCCCGAGGTTGAAAAGGCCAAAGAGGCCATCATGAACCTCCTGAGGGAGAAGGGCAAGGCCCTGTCCCACAAGTTCATCGTGAAGAAGCTGTCCTCAGAGTTTGATGAAGAAATAATAGAAGAGGCAATAACTCAGCTCCTCGCCGACGGCGAGATCTACGAGCCGGAGATAGGCTTCTACGAGCCGCTCTGA
- the scpB gene encoding SMC-Scp complex subunit ScpB: MGLLEDKALVEAALFVAGRPLSLKELSKALGIKSLEYLEKLIELIAAEYAERKSAIEVVRVLEDKYVMQVKQEYSQRVIHLMPKPDLRTGELKTLALIAYLQPVEQSKIIKLRGSQAYEHIKRLVEMGLVYAEPYERTKLLGTTKKFAELYGFPENDPVLIKEAFKKVVNAEYSDLMAKLEGKGEEKEEEAPSD, translated from the coding sequence ATGGGACTGCTTGAGGACAAGGCCCTCGTGGAGGCGGCACTTTTTGTGGCTGGAAGACCGCTGAGCCTGAAGGAACTTTCAAAGGCACTTGGAATAAAATCACTGGAGTACCTGGAAAAGCTGATAGAGCTTATAGCGGCCGAGTATGCCGAGAGGAAGAGCGCGATAGAGGTCGTTAGAGTGCTCGAGGACAAGTACGTGATGCAGGTCAAGCAGGAGTACAGCCAGAGGGTCATCCACCTCATGCCGAAGCCAGACCTGAGAACTGGAGAGCTGAAGACCCTGGCGCTGATTGCATACCTCCAGCCGGTCGAGCAGAGCAAGATAATCAAGCTCCGCGGCAGTCAGGCCTACGAACACATAAAACGGCTCGTTGAAATGGGCCTGGTTTACGCCGAACCATACGAGAGGACAAAGCTCCTTGGAACGACGAAGAAGTTCGCCGAACTCTACGGATTCCCTGAGAACGATCCGGTTCTAATAAAGGAGGCCTTCAAAAAGGTCGTCAATGCCGAATACAGCGACCTGATGGCCAAACTTGAGGGCAAAGGTGAAGAAAAAGAAGAGGAAGCTCCGTCCGATTGA
- a CDS encoding NAD(P)-dependent malic enzyme, with amino-acid sequence MNPLEFHRDNFPGNGKIEVIPKVPVNRETLSLAYTPGVAEPSKAIANGADPDEYTVIPNTVAVVTDGSAILGLGDIGPVAGMPVMEGKAVLFKALAGVDAFPILINTKDVDEIVRTVELISPGFGGINLEDISAPRCFEIEERLRERLDIPVFHDDQHGTAVVTLAGLINALKLVGKKFSEIKVAISGAGAAGIAIAKILHSVGVKEIVTVDRKGIIHEGREDLNPYKREVAEYNVHGIEGGLKEAMEGADVFIGVSAGGIVTPDMVRAMADDAIVFAMANPIPEIMPEEAKRAGARIVATGRSDFPNQINNVLGFPGIFRGALDVKAEDITPSMKLAAAEAIASVVSDDELGEDYIIPSPLHPDVFPKEARAVAEVAMKEGVAGRKVSGEWVEEHTRRLREFYSAFIEPLNEKRKTFSGRGSSP; translated from the coding sequence ATGAATCCCCTCGAATTCCATAGGGACAACTTTCCTGGAAATGGGAAGATAGAGGTCATACCGAAGGTACCAGTTAACAGGGAGACCCTGAGCCTCGCCTACACTCCCGGCGTTGCCGAGCCCTCGAAGGCGATAGCCAACGGAGCCGATCCAGACGAGTACACCGTCATACCGAACACCGTGGCGGTTGTTACCGATGGTTCAGCAATTCTGGGCCTCGGGGACATAGGGCCGGTCGCCGGAATGCCCGTCATGGAGGGAAAAGCTGTTCTCTTCAAGGCGCTCGCGGGCGTGGACGCTTTCCCAATCCTCATTAACACGAAGGACGTTGACGAAATCGTCAGGACGGTTGAGCTGATAAGCCCCGGCTTCGGCGGGATAAACCTGGAAGACATCTCAGCACCCAGATGCTTTGAGATAGAGGAGAGGCTGAGGGAGAGGCTCGACATACCAGTTTTTCACGACGACCAGCACGGGACGGCCGTTGTAACCCTCGCCGGGCTGATAAACGCCCTGAAGCTCGTTGGCAAAAAGTTCAGCGAGATAAAGGTCGCGATCAGCGGCGCGGGGGCGGCTGGGATAGCTATAGCGAAGATCCTCCACAGCGTTGGTGTCAAGGAGATAGTCACCGTTGACAGGAAGGGGATAATACACGAGGGCAGGGAGGACCTCAACCCGTACAAGCGCGAAGTCGCGGAATACAACGTCCACGGGATAGAGGGCGGCCTGAAGGAGGCGATGGAAGGGGCCGATGTTTTTATCGGAGTCAGCGCTGGCGGGATAGTAACCCCGGATATGGTTAGGGCTATGGCCGACGATGCAATAGTCTTCGCGATGGCCAATCCGATTCCTGAAATAATGCCGGAAGAAGCGAAGAGGGCGGGAGCAAGGATCGTTGCCACGGGAAGGAGCGACTTCCCGAACCAGATAAACAACGTGCTCGGCTTTCCCGGAATCTTCAGGGGCGCCCTCGACGTTAAAGCAGAAGACATAACGCCAAGCATGAAGCTGGCGGCCGCTGAGGCTATAGCCTCGGTCGTGAGCGATGACGAGCTGGGCGAAGATTACATAATCCCCTCTCCGCTCCATCCTGACGTTTTCCCGAAGGAAGCGAGGGCAGTCGCGGAAGTGGCCATGAAAGAGGGCGTTGCGGGGAGAAAGGTAAGCGGTGAGTGGGTCGAGGAGCACACGAGGAGGCTCAGGGAGTTCTACTCGGCTTTCATCGAACCATTGAACGAAAAAAGAAAGACCTTCAGCGGTAGAGGGAGTTCCCCCTAG
- a CDS encoding Clp1/GlmU family protein, translating to MNKARYTQDVPEDRIKLLESIASYNKPFTLMVVGGVDSGKSTLITFLGNELLSLGFKVAVVDSDVGQKGVLPPGTISLAIPEGPFESMSELEGVAHYFVGTTAPSQFIGEMAVGVKRMVEIARNVADVVLIDTTGFVTGVGAEMKRLKAELVKPDIIAVIHSGELSGLVKALEPYGGVIELAVSETVKRYPLEERRNLRAEKWRNYFRDSQLVEFSASEVAITGTSLFHGIPLNADENELLEKAFGWLVVAGWKNKGYTVVKADVEKFPRAHSRELKAIDFEKLSNLLVGLIDGEGLCMGVGVLKWINFSEGRLQILTPVRDLSGVREIRFGRIRVTEEGEELGLLRRDEL from the coding sequence ATGAACAAGGCCAGGTACACGCAGGACGTCCCTGAGGATAGGATTAAACTCCTGGAGAGTATAGCGAGCTACAACAAGCCGTTTACGCTCATGGTGGTTGGGGGTGTGGACAGCGGGAAGAGCACGCTAATAACGTTTCTTGGAAACGAACTCCTGTCTCTGGGTTTTAAGGTTGCCGTGGTGGACTCTGACGTCGGCCAAAAGGGTGTTCTTCCTCCCGGGACGATAAGCCTCGCCATTCCCGAGGGGCCTTTTGAGAGCATGAGCGAGCTTGAGGGAGTGGCACACTACTTCGTTGGAACGACTGCTCCCTCACAGTTTATAGGTGAAATGGCAGTTGGAGTAAAACGCATGGTGGAAATCGCTAGAAACGTTGCTGACGTAGTTTTGATAGACACGACTGGCTTTGTTACGGGTGTTGGGGCGGAGATGAAGCGTCTTAAGGCAGAGCTGGTAAAACCTGACATTATTGCGGTTATTCACTCGGGAGAACTCTCAGGCCTGGTTAAGGCTCTGGAACCGTATGGGGGGGTAATCGAACTGGCTGTCAGCGAAACCGTGAAGAGATACCCTCTTGAAGAGAGGAGAAATCTGCGTGCCGAGAAATGGCGGAACTATTTCAGAGACTCCCAGCTTGTTGAGTTCAGCGCATCTGAGGTCGCCATAACTGGCACTTCCCTCTTCCACGGGATACCCCTGAACGCTGATGAAAATGAACTCCTTGAGAAGGCCTTTGGGTGGCTGGTAGTGGCTGGCTGGAAGAACAAGGGCTATACCGTCGTTAAGGCGGACGTTGAGAAGTTCCCGCGTGCTCACTCACGGGAGCTGAAGGCTATCGATTTTGAAAAGCTGAGCAACCTGCTCGTGGGCCTCATAGACGGCGAGGGTCTGTGTATGGGAGTTGGAGTCCTCAAGTGGATCAACTTCAGCGAGGGAAGACTTCAGATTCTAACTCCCGTTAGAGACCTCTCGGGAGTCAGAGAAATCCGCTTTGGGCGCATACGGGTCACGGAAGAGGGGGAGGAGCTGGGCCTGTTGCGGCGCGATGAGCTTTAG
- a CDS encoding Lrp/AsnC family transcriptional regulator, translated as MNEGGTLTPRQLKLLKKLYQDGRTIEVHTVEKTQDELSKELGITRQALSNHLKVLKELGYIRTGRGFIDLTDKALELLGEKKGDVFVFVKIEPTKRKQVYEAIRKLNLKKIYRVTGDIDLIIEADKGRLDEILEEIASLDGVKETNTHLVLETL; from the coding sequence ATGAACGAAGGCGGCACACTGACACCACGCCAGCTGAAGCTTTTGAAAAAGCTCTACCAGGACGGGAGAACAATAGAGGTTCACACCGTTGAAAAGACACAGGACGAGCTGTCAAAGGAGCTTGGAATAACGAGGCAGGCCCTTAGCAACCACCTCAAGGTGCTTAAGGAGCTTGGATACATCAGGACGGGCAGGGGCTTCATAGATCTAACTGACAAGGCCCTTGAACTCCTTGGAGAGAAGAAAGGAGACGTTTTTGTCTTCGTTAAAATCGAACCGACAAAGAGAAAGCAGGTCTACGAGGCCATAAGGAAGCTGAACCTGAAGAAGATATACCGCGTTACAGGGGACATAGACCTGATCATCGAAGCCGATAAGGGCAGGCTGGACGAAATTTTGGAGGAGATAGCGTCGCTGGACGGCGTAAAAGAGACGAACACGCATCTCGTCCTTGAGACGCTATGA
- a CDS encoding OB-fold nucleic acid binding domain-containing protein has translation MEVLTKDEIINRIIRERGLSRSEIEEKIRELAKMHGVSENAAAVMLAEELGVSLGKEEEMLYIKDLVPGMTGVNIVARIKRKFPPREYTRRDGSTGRVADLIIYDSTGQARLVLWDAMVAKYYDDLNVGDVIKVIDPTVKEGMRGVELHANFRTRIIKNPEDPRVEEIPPLEEVRSYNYRRVQIKELQGGERFVEVRGTIAKLYRVLVYDACPECRRRVDYDPSTDTWICPEHGPVNPVKITVLDFGLDDSTGYIRTTLFGDSAAELIGEEPEVIDEKLKKLIDEGLTPKEAGKRLAEDEYYPLIGKEIVVRGSVVEDKFLGTLFKARSWDEVNEKAEIERVRRELYRELKEYGLE, from the coding sequence ATGGAAGTTCTGACAAAGGACGAGATAATCAACCGGATTATCCGGGAGAGAGGACTTTCGAGGTCTGAAATCGAGGAGAAAATACGTGAACTGGCCAAGATGCACGGTGTTTCGGAAAACGCTGCCGCCGTAATGCTCGCAGAGGAGCTTGGGGTAAGCCTCGGAAAGGAAGAGGAGATGCTGTACATCAAAGACCTCGTTCCAGGGATGACGGGAGTGAACATAGTCGCGAGGATCAAGAGAAAGTTTCCGCCGAGGGAATACACAAGAAGGGACGGTTCAACGGGCAGAGTGGCCGACCTTATCATTTACGACAGCACGGGCCAGGCGAGGCTCGTTCTCTGGGATGCAATGGTGGCAAAGTACTACGACGACCTGAACGTTGGCGATGTAATCAAGGTCATAGACCCCACTGTCAAGGAAGGAATGAGGGGCGTGGAACTCCACGCAAACTTCAGGACGAGGATAATCAAGAACCCGGAGGACCCGCGCGTCGAGGAGATTCCTCCGCTTGAAGAGGTCAGGAGCTATAACTATCGCAGGGTTCAGATAAAGGAGCTTCAGGGCGGTGAGCGCTTCGTAGAAGTCCGCGGAACGATAGCCAAGCTCTACAGGGTGTTAGTTTACGACGCCTGCCCCGAGTGCAGGAGGAGGGTGGACTACGACCCGTCAACGGACACTTGGATATGCCCCGAGCACGGGCCGGTGAACCCCGTGAAGATAACGGTCCTCGACTTCGGCCTGGACGATTCAACGGGCTACATCAGGACAACTCTCTTCGGCGACTCCGCGGCGGAGCTGATCGGAGAAGAGCCAGAAGTCATTGACGAGAAGCTCAAGAAGCTCATAGATGAGGGACTGACTCCAAAGGAAGCCGGAAAGAGGCTCGCCGAAGACGAGTACTACCCGCTCATTGGAAAGGAAATCGTGGTTAGGGGAAGCGTCGTGGAGGACAAGTTCCTTGGGACCCTCTTCAAGGCAAGGAGCTGGGACGAGGTTAACGAAAAGGCCGAGATAGAGCGCGTGAGGAGGGAGCTCTACCGCGAGCTGAAGGAGTACGGCCTTGAGTGA
- a CDS encoding 30S ribosomal protein S6e, translating to MATFKLVISNPKNGVAKQVEISGPEADKLIGRRIGEEIPASELGLNLSEIFGEEIPADAKLKITGGTDKDGFPMRPDVHGPRRVKILLSRGPGFRPRERGERRKKTVHGNTISPNIVQVNMKIVF from the coding sequence ATGGCGACCTTCAAGCTGGTTATATCGAACCCGAAAAACGGAGTTGCGAAGCAGGTTGAGATAAGCGGCCCAGAGGCTGACAAGCTTATTGGAAGGAGAATAGGCGAGGAAATTCCGGCGAGCGAGCTCGGCCTCAACCTCTCCGAGATATTCGGTGAGGAGATTCCGGCCGACGCCAAGCTCAAGATCACCGGAGGAACCGACAAGGACGGCTTCCCCATGAGGCCCGACGTCCACGGCCCGAGGAGGGTTAAGATTCTCCTCTCACGCGGCCCCGGCTTCAGGCCCAGGGAGAGGGGCGAGAGGAGAAAGAAGACCGTCCACGGCAACACCATCAGCCCGAACATCGTTCAGGTGAACATGAAGATTGTCTTCTGA
- a CDS encoding replication factor A complex, RPA14 subunit, with product MEETRFRRRKPAVERKIAEIKEDDTRVSLIGKAFKVDKMDYTFWLDDGTGVILVESEENVLPENGQIVRVIGRVIREEEGIHIFGEVVQDFSDADLEALEEVRELEKKILPKVEGIIEFFGGGEE from the coding sequence ATGGAGGAAACGAGGTTTAGAAGGAGAAAGCCCGCAGTTGAGAGGAAGATAGCCGAGATAAAAGAAGACGACACCCGCGTCTCGCTCATCGGGAAGGCCTTTAAGGTAGACAAGATGGACTACACCTTCTGGCTCGACGACGGCACGGGTGTGATCCTCGTCGAGAGCGAGGAGAACGTCCTCCCGGAGAACGGCCAGATAGTCCGGGTAATCGGAAGGGTCATCAGGGAGGAGGAAGGCATCCACATCTTCGGCGAGGTCGTTCAGGACTTCAGCGATGCAGACCTCGAGGCCCTTGAGGAAGTGAGGGAGCTTGAGAAGAAGATCCTTCCGAAGGTTGAGGGGATAATCGAGTTCTTCGGAGGTGGTGAGGAATGA
- a CDS encoding geranylgeranylglycerol-phosphate geranylgeranyltransferase: MEFKAFIEITRPHNCLLAGIVGVLGSIVAAGGLPELKTAILVFLVVFLGCAGGNTINDYFDYEIDKINRPERPLPRGAMSRKAALWYSVALFATGIVLAWFINIWDFLLAIVAYVTMFIYAWKLKPMPFIGNVVVASLTGATPLYGAIAVGEIGLAGTLALCAFLVNVAREVIKDIEDIEGDMAKGAKTLPILIGRKRAAYVGALFAILTVVASFLPIKAGIGLGYLAMLPVDAVILYSAFLILRSQDRETAHRAQILLKVSVFLAVVAFLIASLVR; the protein is encoded by the coding sequence ATGGAATTCAAGGCATTCATCGAGATCACAAGACCCCACAACTGTTTGCTTGCTGGGATAGTGGGTGTCTTAGGCTCGATAGTGGCCGCTGGGGGTCTTCCAGAGCTAAAAACCGCCATCCTCGTGTTCTTGGTGGTTTTCCTTGGGTGTGCGGGCGGGAACACAATAAACGACTACTTTGACTACGAGATAGATAAGATAAACAGGCCTGAGAGACCGCTTCCGAGGGGGGCCATGAGTAGAAAAGCGGCTCTTTGGTACTCAGTGGCTCTCTTTGCAACTGGTATTGTCCTCGCTTGGTTCATAAACATCTGGGACTTCCTGCTGGCTATCGTTGCCTACGTGACAATGTTCATCTACGCATGGAAGCTGAAACCGATGCCTTTTATCGGAAACGTCGTTGTGGCCTCCCTAACTGGCGCTACCCCCCTCTACGGTGCAATAGCCGTTGGTGAGATTGGCCTCGCTGGGACGCTCGCCCTGTGTGCCTTCCTCGTTAACGTCGCGAGGGAGGTCATAAAGGACATAGAGGACATCGAGGGTGACATGGCAAAAGGTGCTAAGACTCTTCCCATACTTATCGGGAGAAAGAGGGCTGCCTACGTCGGCGCTCTGTTCGCGATTCTGACTGTCGTAGCGTCTTTCCTGCCCATTAAGGCTGGCATAGGCCTTGGCTATCTCGCCATGCTCCCCGTGGATGCTGTAATACTGTACTCTGCGTTCCTCATACTGAGGTCTCAGGACAGGGAGACGGCTCACCGCGCCCAGATACTCCTCAAGGTGAGCGTGTTCCTGGCTGTGGTCGCTTTCCTGATAGCTTCGCTCGTGAGGTGA
- the eif2g gene encoding translation initiation factor IF-2 subunit gamma → MAKKKEFRQAEVNIGMVGHVDHGKTTLTKALTGIWTDTHSEELRRGITIKIGFADAEIRKCPHCGKYSTSPVCPYCGHETEFERRVSFIDAPGHEALMTTMLAGASLMDGAVLVIAANEGVMPQTREHLMALQIVGNRNIVIALNKIELVDREKVMERYQEIKEFVKGTVAENAPIIPISALHGANVDVLLAAIEEFIPTPKRDPNKPPKMLVLRSFDVNKPGTPPEKLVGGVIGGSIVQGKLRVGDEIEIRPGVPYEEHGRIKYEPITTEITSLQAGGRFVEEAYPGGLVGVGTKLDPFLTKGDLMAGNVVGKPGQLPPVWDELTLEVHLLERVVGTEEELRVEPIKRREVLLLNVGTARTMGLVTGLGKDTVELKLQIPVCAEVGDRVAISRQVGSRWRLIGYGFIRE, encoded by the coding sequence ATGGCGAAGAAGAAGGAGTTTAGGCAGGCCGAGGTTAACATCGGTATGGTCGGTCACGTTGATCACGGTAAGACGACACTCACAAAGGCCCTAACTGGAATCTGGACGGATACGCACAGCGAGGAGCTGAGAAGGGGTATTACAATCAAGATAGGCTTTGCCGATGCAGAGATAAGGAAGTGCCCGCACTGCGGCAAGTACTCAACCTCCCCGGTCTGTCCCTACTGCGGCCACGAGACTGAGTTCGAGAGGAGAGTCTCGTTCATCGACGCTCCAGGCCACGAGGCGCTGATGACGACCATGTTAGCAGGAGCGTCCCTCATGGACGGCGCGGTTCTCGTCATAGCGGCCAACGAAGGAGTGATGCCCCAGACGAGGGAGCACCTGATGGCCCTTCAGATAGTCGGCAACAGGAACATAGTCATAGCCCTCAACAAGATTGAACTGGTTGACAGGGAGAAGGTCATGGAACGCTACCAGGAGATCAAGGAGTTCGTCAAGGGCACCGTCGCTGAAAACGCCCCGATAATCCCGATTTCAGCTCTACACGGTGCTAACGTTGATGTGCTCCTTGCGGCGATAGAGGAGTTCATACCGACTCCCAAGCGCGACCCGAACAAGCCGCCCAAGATGCTCGTTCTTAGGAGCTTCGACGTGAACAAGCCCGGAACACCGCCGGAGAAGCTCGTTGGCGGTGTCATAGGCGGTTCTATAGTCCAGGGCAAGCTGAGGGTCGGCGACGAGATAGAGATAAGGCCCGGTGTCCCCTATGAGGAGCACGGAAGGATAAAGTACGAGCCGATAACGACGGAGATTACATCGCTCCAGGCCGGCGGTAGGTTCGTGGAAGAGGCCTATCCTGGCGGTCTCGTCGGCGTTGGAACCAAGCTCGACCCGTTCCTCACCAAGGGCGACCTGATGGCCGGAAACGTCGTCGGAAAGCCAGGTCAGCTACCGCCCGTCTGGGACGAGCTTACACTCGAAGTCCACCTGCTTGAGCGCGTCGTCGGAACCGAGGAGGAACTCAGGGTCGAGCCGATAAAGAGGAGGGAAGTCCTCCTGCTCAACGTCGGCACGGCGAGAACGATGGGCCTCGTAACTGGCCTCGGAAAGGACACCGTTGAGCTCAAGCTCCAGATACCTGTCTGCGCCGAGGTCGGCGACAGGGTTGCCATCAGCAGGCAGGTCGGGAGCAGGTGGAGGCTCATCGGCTACGGCTTCATAAGGGAGTGA